CATACGAACTGACCACCGCGCCCAGCCGCTTGGCGGTGGCGATCGCCTGCAGTCCGGCGACCCCGGCGCCGATGACCAGCACCCGCGCCGGCGCCACCGTGCCGGCGGCGGTCATCAACAGCGGAAACATGCGCGGCAATTGATCCGCGGCCAGGAGCGCCGCCTTGTAGCCGGCGACCGTCGCCAGCGACGAGAGCGCATCCATGCTCTGCGCGCGGGTGATGCGCGGGATCAATTCCATGGAAAAAACCGTCACCCCGCGACGCGCCAGCTCCTGTATCGCCTCCGGACGGACCAGCGCCTCATGGAAGCCGATCAGGGTCTGCCCCGGACGCAGCGCGTCAAGGTCGGGACGATTGCTGTCGCGATCGGCGCCGTAGCCGTGCAGCTGCACCACGATGTCGGCGCGCGCAAAAACCGCCGCGCGGTCGACCAGTTCGGCCCCTTTGGCGCGGAAATCATCATCGGGATACCCGGCTTTGGCTCCCGCCCCGGCTTCGACGATGACCGTTGCGCCCAGCTTGGTCAGAAGCGGCAGGACCGCCGGGACCATCGCCACGCGTTGCTCACCGGGAAGCGTTTCTCTGGGGACTCCGATGATCATCCGTGCCATCCCCGCGACCGCCGCTTTCGGCCGATCGAAGGGCCCGCAAGGTACAACGAAAACGGCGATCGTCAAGTGACGATCGCCGCTGTCAGTGACTCTTTTGTCGGGTTAAGCCAGCGCGGCGTGACGGTCGGCGAAACGGCGCGCCAGCGCGTTGCCCACCGCCTCCAGCAGCCACTGCGGCGTGGAGGCCGAGCCAGAAATCCCGACCGACTCGACGCCTTCGATCCACTCGGCCTGCACCTCAGCGGCGGTCTCAACCCAGTAGGAGCGCGGATTGACGCTCTTGCAGACCTCGTGCATCACCATCGTGTTGGAGGAATTGCGTCCGCCGACAAAGATGATCGCATCGACCGAACGGGCGAAGACCCGCAGCTCGTTTTCGCGGTCGGCGACGAAGGCGCAGATCGTGTTGCGCGTGGTGACATCGTGGCAGCGGCGCTGGATCGCCTCGACCATGCCGTACCACATCTCATCGGAAATCGTCGTCTGCGCGATCACGTAGGTGGGACGGTCGGGGTCCAGTTGCATCACGTCGCTTTCGTCGTGCACAAC
This bacterium DNA region includes the following protein-coding sequences:
- a CDS encoding Re/Si-specific NAD(P)(+) transhydrogenase subunit alpha, with translation MIIGVPRETLPGEQRVAMVPAVLPLLTKLGATVIVEAGAGAKAGYPDDDFRAKGAELVDRAAVFARADIVVQLHGYGADRDSNRPDLDALRPGQTLIGFHEALVRPEAIQELARRGVTVFSMELIPRITRAQSMDALSSLATVAGYKAALLAADQLPRMFPLLMTAAGTVAPARVLVIGAGVAGLQAIATAKRLGAVVSSYDIRPAVKEQVESLGAKFIELEIAAEDAEDKGGYAKAMGEEFYRRQRELLSHAIEASDVVITTAAVPGKRAPVLITADMAARMPSGSVIVDLASESGGNCELTKPGQTVRVGSVTVIGAVNLPSSVPYHASQLYARNVTNLLALLLKKGELVINHEDEIIHETLVIENGAIVHARVKDALAARA
- a CDS encoding 4-hydroxy-3-methylbut-2-enyl diphosphate reductase — protein: MPLKIIVDDKAGPCGGVKRVIRLTEQNLKAGYRTASLGHVIHNDIEIARLKELGLSEVDHTVLACDDDPPDTAGKRLVIRAHGEPPETFEKAKQQGLEIVDGTCPVVTRSQKYAQKYYEQGYQVVIVGKPKHAEVIGILGHCNNEAIVVHDESDVMQLDPDRPTYVIAQTTISDEMWYGMVEAIQRRCHDVTTRNTICAFVADRENELRVFARSVDAIIFVGGRNSSNTMVMHEVCKSVNPRSYWVETAAEVQAEWIEGVESVGISGSASTPQWLLEAVGNALARRFADRHAALA